From one Bifidobacterium sp. WK012_4_13 genomic stretch:
- a CDS encoding ABC1 kinase family protein, whose protein sequence is MVSGDADASEFNSANDGGGNRQRVRTQKIGLFGGLSDSAEGETLRAGRHGRLRRLFQIARITSKFDIVHGVTPMNMRLMLEALGPTFVKVGQILSMRSEILPEAFRKELSKLRADADPMPYKTVIDTLTKEYGRPIDTIFSSIDSTPLGSASLAQVHRARLLTGEDVAIKVQRPGVKETMAQDVEIMRTFASYATRFTQSAQILDLRGVVEELWDTFQDETDFLMEARNLSDFRRFCAPYAYMDCPSPYIRLCTQHVVVMDYVEGISVSHPQELIEAGYSLSDIGEKLVDNYATQILDEGFFHADPHPGNIIIKGGRIVLIDLGMTGRIGKSSRSALREMIFAVAKRDSPALARGLLRFTSSTDKVKDDYPILLADLDSVIDEYGTVNLADLNIGEFFNAIMQLARKHSIAVPSSVTTVARGLVTLEGTVDEFLPDVNIIEIISRHIAASRGGIESLKNETVQLGRESANAMHGVLGALADAKTVSTMLSRGQLRINMELVGSEQPLQQLSDMVNRITMALIVVGLYVGSSIVYFAGIKPVILGIPVIGLMGYVVAFVLSVWIVIDIFRKNRAVRKHASRA, encoded by the coding sequence ATGGTCTCAGGCGATGCAGACGCATCCGAATTCAACTCAGCCAATGATGGTGGGGGGAATCGGCAGCGGGTTCGGACGCAGAAAATCGGTCTGTTCGGCGGATTGTCTGACAGCGCGGAGGGGGAGACCCTTCGCGCAGGCAGGCATGGTCGGCTTCGCAGGCTGTTTCAGATTGCCAGAATCACGAGCAAGTTCGACATAGTTCACGGCGTGACCCCGATGAACATGCGCTTGATGCTTGAGGCACTTGGCCCCACATTCGTGAAGGTGGGGCAGATTCTTTCGATGCGTTCGGAGATACTCCCCGAGGCGTTTCGTAAGGAACTCTCGAAATTGCGGGCGGATGCCGATCCCATGCCGTACAAGACGGTCATCGACACCCTCACGAAAGAGTATGGAAGGCCGATCGATACGATCTTCTCCTCGATCGATTCGACGCCCCTTGGATCGGCTTCTCTTGCCCAGGTGCATCGCGCACGGCTGCTGACAGGAGAGGACGTCGCGATCAAGGTACAGCGGCCAGGCGTCAAGGAGACGATGGCACAGGACGTCGAAATCATGCGGACCTTTGCCAGCTACGCGACACGATTCACGCAAAGCGCTCAGATACTCGATCTGAGGGGTGTCGTCGAGGAACTGTGGGATACCTTCCAGGACGAGACCGACTTTCTGATGGAGGCACGCAATCTCAGCGACTTTCGTCGCTTTTGCGCACCGTATGCATACATGGACTGTCCGAGCCCATACATCAGGCTTTGCACCCAGCATGTGGTCGTGATGGACTACGTCGAGGGCATTTCCGTCTCACACCCGCAGGAGCTGATCGAGGCCGGCTACAGCCTCAGCGACATAGGCGAGAAGCTCGTCGACAACTATGCCACGCAGATTCTCGACGAAGGCTTCTTCCACGCAGATCCGCATCCAGGAAACATCATTATCAAGGGCGGACGCATCGTTCTCATTGACCTGGGGATGACAGGACGCATAGGCAAAAGTTCGCGCTCCGCGCTCAGGGAGATGATCTTTGCTGTGGCGAAGCGCGATTCGCCGGCACTTGCAAGGGGTCTGCTGCGATTCACGTCGAGCACCGACAAGGTCAAGGACGACTATCCGATTCTGCTCGCTGACCTGGATTCGGTCATCGACGAATATGGAACGGTCAACCTTGCAGATCTGAACATCGGCGAATTCTTCAATGCAATCATGCAGCTAGCCCGCAAGCATTCGATCGCCGTCCCGAGCTCCGTGACGACCGTGGCTCGCGGACTGGTCACGCTCGAGGGAACCGTTGACGAGTTTCTTCCCGACGTGAACATCATCGAAATCATCTCGCGCCACATCGCAGCCTCCCGCGGAGGCATCGAAAGCCTGAAGAACGAGACCGTTCAATTGGGCAGGGAGAGTGCCAACGCCATGCATGGCGTATTGGGGGCGCTCGCCGATGCAAAGACCGTCTCCACCATGCTCTCCCGTGGCCAGCTACGGATCAACATGGAGCTTGTCGGTTCGGAACAGCCGCTCCAACAGCTTTCTGACATGGTGAACCGCATCACCATGGCACTCATCGTGGTCGGGCTCTACGTTGGTTCGTCGATCGTGTACTTTGCCGGAATCAAGCCAGTCATTCTTGGAATTCCAGTGATCGGCCTCATGGGGTACGTTGTCGCCTTCGTGCTGTCCGTATGGATAGTCATTGACATCTTCCGCAAGAATCGTGCGGTCCGCAAGCATGCTTCGCGTGCGTGA
- a CDS encoding amino acid ABC transporter permease has product MKQLISDYGWQFIASYGVSLRISCIAFVLGLLLGTVLTIGRISPIPPLREAINVYVETFRNIPVLALLVFIVYALPDLGLVIDYEPCVIISLILVSSAFTCDNLRTGINTIDAEQIQAARALGLNFSTIVMSIILPQALTAVIQPMVTLFISVVISSSTGSLVPLAHEELTGLVTEINNKEAMGVVTFLVASILYVLTGLIIAFIGRRLERRYATWR; this is encoded by the coding sequence GTGAAGCAGCTGATAAGCGACTATGGTTGGCAGTTCATTGCGAGTTATGGCGTCTCATTGCGCATCTCGTGCATAGCCTTCGTGCTGGGTCTGCTGCTTGGTACGGTGCTTACGATTGGTCGAATCAGCCCGATTCCGCCTCTGAGAGAGGCGATCAACGTCTATGTCGAGACATTCAGGAACATACCTGTTCTGGCGCTTTTGGTGTTCATCGTCTATGCCTTGCCCGACCTGGGCCTGGTCATCGACTATGAGCCTTGCGTCATCATTTCTTTGATTCTGGTCTCGTCCGCGTTCACCTGCGACAATCTGCGCACGGGCATCAATACGATAGACGCCGAGCAGATTCAGGCTGCCCGTGCATTGGGATTGAACTTCAGCACCATCGTGATGTCGATCATACTTCCACAGGCTCTGACTGCAGTGATACAGCCGATGGTCACCCTGTTCATCTCTGTGGTCATCAGCTCTTCAACGGGTTCCCTCGTGCCGCTGGCACACGAGGAATTGACCGGTCTGGTCACCGAGATCAACAACAAGGAGGCGATGGGAGTCGTGACCTTCCTTGTGGCATCGATCCTCTATGTGCTGACTGGGCTGATTATCGCATTCATAGGCCGCAGGCTTGAGAGGAGGTACGCAACATGGCGATGA
- a CDS encoding histidine phosphatase family protein: MSKTTEAAGAIVYRWRDGTPRTLDDASKLPLSDEQVHDLMGRIELCVVHRPKYDDWSWPKGKIEEHESSYHAAVREVGEETGIPIALESFLRTVEYPLNREGGKLRKGNITGNKRVSFWIAHMLPEQDCQRRRLTFGPVHEPDLNEIDGVRWVFPHEARHMLSHSTDRDVLDEFTDRVQEGALRSRIVFIVRHSKAESRKVWLGKDCDRPLMPRGAAAAYALGRELACFDPTFVVSSPWLRCIDTIRPFALQSDLHIHEDERLTESRYEIAPHDALDSMNEILAESIRLRKNSIVCTHRPLLGGIFNLVRELCIGTALAKRLPMKSPYIPTGHGVALSVVNTSDGPRVIDIQKVIPIVY, from the coding sequence ATGTCCAAAACGACTGAAGCGGCTGGTGCGATAGTCTATCGCTGGCGCGATGGCACGCCTCGAACGCTTGACGATGCCAGCAAACTCCCGTTGAGCGACGAGCAGGTGCACGATCTGATGGGTCGGATTGAGCTATGCGTGGTACACCGTCCAAAATACGATGACTGGAGCTGGCCGAAAGGCAAGATCGAAGAGCATGAATCCTCATACCACGCTGCGGTACGTGAGGTCGGCGAGGAGACCGGCATTCCCATCGCACTGGAATCATTCCTGCGAACGGTTGAATATCCGCTGAATCGCGAGGGCGGAAAACTCCGCAAGGGGAACATCACCGGCAACAAGCGCGTATCGTTCTGGATTGCCCACATGCTCCCAGAGCAGGATTGCCAGCGTCGAAGGCTCACCTTCGGCCCGGTTCATGAGCCGGATCTCAACGAGATCGATGGCGTGCGGTGGGTGTTCCCGCATGAGGCACGGCACATGCTTTCCCACTCGACCGACAGAGACGTTCTCGACGAATTCACGGACAGAGTGCAGGAGGGCGCCCTACGCTCTCGAATCGTCTTCATCGTGCGCCACAGCAAGGCGGAATCGCGCAAGGTCTGGCTCGGCAAGGATTGCGACCGTCCACTGATGCCTCGAGGCGCAGCGGCCGCATACGCGCTGGGCCGCGAACTGGCATGCTTCGATCCCACCTTCGTGGTTTCGTCACCATGGTTGCGATGCATCGACACGATTCGACCGTTCGCGCTTCAGTCAGACCTGCACATCCACGAGGATGAGCGGCTCACCGAATCACGCTACGAGATTGCGCCTCATGACGCCCTTGACTCAATGAACGAGATTCTGGCCGAATCCATACGCTTGCGGAAGAATTCCATCGTATGCACGCACCGACCGCTGCTGGGTGGTATCTTCAACCTCGTCCGTGAATTGTGCATAGGCACCGCATTGGCGAAACGCCTTCCCATGAAATCGCCATATATCCCCACAGGGCATGGAGTTGCGCTCAGCGTGGTGAACACAAGCGACGGACCGCGGGTTATCGACATACAGAAAGTGATTCCGATTGTCTACTAA
- a CDS encoding phasin family protein: MATQDLGDGLRKVLLAGVGALASGIEKGQAIVDDLARKGEITVEQGKQLNTELKRTFKENTGSDARSAAADRVDAKNEADSAPFETADNDSASDSAADSDGDLGNGVNAL; the protein is encoded by the coding sequence ATGGCTACTCAGGATCTAGGTGACGGACTTCGCAAGGTCTTGCTCGCGGGCGTCGGGGCATTGGCCTCTGGAATTGAAAAGGGCCAGGCGATCGTCGATGACCTTGCCCGCAAGGGGGAAATAACGGTCGAGCAGGGTAAGCAGCTCAATACGGAACTCAAGCGCACCTTCAAGGAGAATACCGGTTCGGATGCCCGTTCGGCCGCGGCGGATCGCGTCGATGCCAAGAACGAGGCCGACAGTGCCCCATTCGAGACGGCCGACAATGACTCGGCTAGCGACTCGGCTGCCGACTCGGATGGTGACCTTGGCAATGGCGTCAATGCACTCTGA
- the upp gene encoding uracil phosphoribosyltransferase, producing MELHVLEHPLIEHKLTVLRNKKTPSNTFRELVSELVMLEAYEATRNLSVSEYPIETPVAPMVGKKLSTPRPMVVPVLRAGLGMLDGMTRLLPTAEVGFLGMKRDESTLDIITYANRLPDDLSGRQCFLLDPMLATGGTLVAATHYLAEHGAKDVTAINILAAPEGLERLKRDIDPSIDFKVVVCAVDEKLNDKAYIVPGLGDAGDRLYGVID from the coding sequence ATGGAACTCCATGTACTAGAACATCCTCTGATTGAGCATAAGCTCACAGTCCTGAGGAATAAGAAAACACCATCCAACACCTTCCGTGAGCTCGTAAGTGAGCTCGTCATGCTGGAAGCCTATGAGGCGACACGAAATCTGAGTGTCTCTGAATATCCCATCGAAACGCCGGTCGCTCCCATGGTCGGCAAGAAACTCAGCACCCCACGGCCCATGGTCGTGCCGGTGCTCAGGGCAGGACTGGGCATGCTCGATGGCATGACACGTCTTCTGCCAACCGCCGAAGTAGGCTTTCTCGGCATGAAACGGGACGAAAGCACACTCGACATCATCACCTATGCGAATCGTCTGCCAGACGACCTTTCGGGACGTCAGTGCTTCCTTCTCGATCCGATGCTTGCCACAGGCGGCACACTCGTCGCGGCGACGCATTATCTTGCCGAGCACGGTGCGAAGGACGTCACTGCCATCAACATCCTCGCCGCCCCTGAAGGTCTTGAGCGTCTGAAGCGCGATATCGACCCTTCGATCGATTTCAAGGTCGTCGTCTGTGCGGTTGACGAGAAGCTGAACGACAAGGCATACATCGTGCCAGGCCTGGGCGACGCCGGTGACAGACTGTACGGTGTGATCGACTGA
- a CDS encoding type 1 glutamine amidotransferase, whose amino-acid sequence MAEVIDIVSLYPKDMNIYGDSGNLLTIERRLRLYGYEPTIHHYNQDDSWPDHVDMVLGGGGQDEGQRKIIRDLCKRGELLRGLAHQGVPMLMICGLYQLFGEYFQPIEGDRLPGICVLGAHTIGEKLRLIGNLVEHSQRFGSVVGYENHSGQTFLHEGTKPLGEVDAPNTGNNGSDHTEGAMNDNVIGTYMHGSLLPKNPDIADFLIAKAVELRYGSFNPQPTQKALSELKRLDTLAQHARAVAMRRPR is encoded by the coding sequence GTGGCTGAGGTAATTGACATTGTGTCCCTGTATCCGAAGGACATGAACATCTACGGCGATTCGGGCAATCTTCTCACGATCGAGCGCCGCCTGAGGCTGTACGGGTACGAGCCGACGATTCACCATTACAATCAGGATGATTCCTGGCCGGACCATGTTGACATGGTTCTCGGCGGCGGCGGTCAGGACGAAGGCCAGCGCAAGATCATTCGCGATCTGTGCAAGCGCGGGGAATTGTTGCGCGGGCTGGCGCATCAGGGCGTGCCCATGCTCATGATCTGTGGCCTGTATCAACTGTTCGGCGAATATTTTCAACCCATCGAAGGTGACCGGCTTCCAGGCATCTGCGTTCTCGGCGCTCATACGATTGGCGAGAAGCTGCGGCTCATCGGCAACCTGGTCGAGCATTCGCAACGATTCGGTTCGGTCGTGGGCTACGAGAACCATTCCGGCCAGACTTTTCTGCATGAGGGCACCAAGCCTCTCGGAGAGGTCGACGCACCCAACACGGGCAACAATGGCTCCGACCATACCGAAGGGGCCATGAACGACAACGTCATAGGAACCTACATGCATGGCTCCCTGCTTCCCAAGAACCCTGACATAGCTGATTTTCTGATAGCGAAGGCGGTTGAGCTCAGATACGGCAGCTTCAATCCCCAGCCGACGCAGAAGGCGCTTTCGGAGCTCAAGCGTCTGGATACCCTTGCCCAGCATGCCAGGGCGGTCGCCATGCGCAGGCCTCGATAG
- a CDS encoding glycerophosphodiester phosphodiesterase family protein, translated as MGFSKIVKSMALLGAASGAAVWALLPRNAQGRKDACVSSIPGSFGSGSQYRDDDVIPDVPYAHRGLHDAGSGLTDAYASTSSEYVALARAMAAKAGYGSLQSRCPIAPENSLAAFAAACEAGYGIELDLQLTRDGQVVVVHDDNIKRVTGIDAKVADLTYQELCEIPLFPTPAVPGDAKARPSDSDAAIKDEPNGIKPGEFQHVPLFTDVLEVIAGRVPIIVEYKMGETFDEPLMEAGHEILEEYRGPYVIESFHPDAVAWYRNNDPQVCRGQLSSELGRPIRTLIDGQQWLLAKLLLNWKGRPDFIAYDWHGGDSLQLKASVKLGAIPVSWTVRSKHELQASAPHFDRYIFEAFVPEQ; from the coding sequence ATGGGGTTCTCCAAAATAGTGAAGTCGATGGCTCTGTTGGGCGCCGCCTCCGGCGCAGCGGTCTGGGCATTGCTGCCACGCAACGCACAGGGACGAAAAGACGCATGTGTGTCTTCAATACCTGGTTCCTTCGGTTCCGGTTCCCAATATCGTGACGACGATGTCATTCCTGATGTTCCCTACGCTCATCGCGGTCTGCACGATGCAGGTTCGGGACTGACTGATGCATATGCATCGACCAGCAGCGAATATGTTGCCTTGGCGAGGGCCATGGCGGCGAAGGCTGGATACGGCAGCCTGCAGTCCCGCTGCCCGATTGCGCCAGAGAACTCACTCGCCGCGTTTGCCGCTGCATGCGAGGCTGGCTATGGCATCGAACTTGACCTGCAACTGACCCGTGATGGCCAGGTGGTCGTCGTGCACGACGACAATATCAAGCGTGTGACCGGCATCGATGCGAAGGTGGCCGATCTGACGTATCAGGAATTATGCGAGATCCCGCTTTTCCCCACGCCGGCGGTTCCCGGCGATGCCAAGGCCCGGCCGTCTGATTCCGATGCTGCGATAAAGGATGAGCCCAATGGCATCAAGCCAGGTGAATTCCAGCATGTCCCGCTGTTCACCGATGTGCTCGAAGTCATTGCCGGCAGAGTGCCGATCATCGTTGAATACAAGATGGGAGAGACCTTCGATGAGCCATTGATGGAGGCTGGACACGAGATTCTTGAGGAATATAGAGGACCTTATGTCATTGAGTCATTCCATCCGGATGCGGTTGCCTGGTACCGCAACAACGATCCTCAAGTCTGCCGTGGACAGCTTTCGAGTGAGTTGGGTCGGCCGATCAGGACTCTGATCGACGGACAGCAGTGGCTGCTCGCAAAGCTGCTGCTGAACTGGAAGGGTCGGCCAGACTTCATCGCCTATGACTGGCATGGGGGTGACTCATTGCAGCTCAAGGCCTCGGTGAAGCTTGGAGCCATTCCGGTGTCATGGACGGTTCGCAGCAAGCATGAGTTGCAGGCATCGGCTCCGCATTTCGATAGATACATATTCGAGGCCTTCGTTCCTGAGCAATAG
- a CDS encoding thymidine phosphorylase, with protein sequence MSTKASSSYGSSSIRASRSGFSASGSQRPSRPGQLDQAIVDHLSGGMDPQQVSEISHVSAASLLNRVHRTQDPAIVQRVLTLVDREGIDIIAELWSDADADSLPGILWRLYTLRSWMRRDSAVISELWALGEPVDTAASAIVGVDRPLIANDIANTADSILSGAFQGDFAVALERAGAFCEVISLGIRTQCRRRQKASADAIGSPSRSALATQLARSLHSAQALHTTGRDFIHGAHLWRQDSLE encoded by the coding sequence TTGTCTACTAAAGCTTCATCAAGCTATGGTTCCTCTTCCATTCGAGCATCACGCTCAGGATTCTCTGCATCCGGTTCGCAACGGCCATCTCGCCCCGGACAGCTCGATCAGGCCATCGTCGACCATCTCTCAGGGGGAATGGACCCTCAGCAAGTCAGCGAAATCAGCCATGTCTCCGCTGCATCCCTGCTCAACAGGGTTCATCGGACGCAGGATCCCGCAATCGTGCAGCGTGTGCTCACGCTCGTGGATCGCGAGGGAATCGACATCATCGCCGAGCTGTGGAGCGATGCCGACGCCGACTCTCTTCCTGGCATCCTATGGCGACTCTATACGCTCCGAAGCTGGATGCGACGCGATTCGGCCGTCATCAGTGAACTATGGGCCTTGGGAGAACCTGTTGATACAGCAGCATCGGCAATCGTCGGCGTTGACAGGCCGCTGATAGCGAACGACATAGCCAATACGGCCGATTCCATCCTTTCGGGTGCATTCCAGGGCGACTTCGCAGTCGCGCTTGAGCGGGCGGGTGCATTCTGCGAGGTCATCAGTCTGGGAATCCGCACGCAATGCAGACGGCGGCAAAAGGCGAGCGCCGATGCCATAGGTTCGCCGTCCAGGTCGGCACTGGCAACACAGCTGGCGCGTTCGCTGCATTCCGCGCAGGCATTGCACACCACAGGCCGCGACTTCATTCATGGGGCCCACCTGTGGCGTCAGGACAGTCTCGAATAG
- a CDS encoding amino acid ABC transporter permease, with product MAMSRTEAALFEASGPKARRRIMIGTTISVIALLALAAWVVYRFYIEGQLEPQYWYFFTQLNVWEFIGAGLVGTIRAAIGSGAIALIMGLVLMFGRNSKIAPVRWLATTLIEFLRGTPTLLFIYFMFLVPSQLGLHISTYWMVVIPTSAYASAVLAEVYRAGVAAVPFGQKEAGLSLGFTRAQNFRYIVLPQTMRIVTPALVAQLVVVVKDTTFGYVVTYPELMVNAKVIIANFDSLVPVYLVVAIIYILVNYAISKFANWLSHRQSVKFNI from the coding sequence ATGGCGATGAGCAGGACGGAAGCGGCTCTCTTCGAGGCGAGTGGCCCCAAGGCACGCCGCAGAATCATGATAGGGACGACCATCAGCGTCATTGCGCTGCTCGCCCTTGCCGCCTGGGTTGTGTACCGCTTCTATATCGAAGGTCAGCTTGAGCCGCAGTATTGGTATTTCTTCACGCAGCTCAATGTATGGGAATTCATAGGCGCCGGCCTCGTAGGAACGATTCGGGCCGCAATCGGTTCAGGTGCCATCGCGCTCATCATGGGTCTGGTGCTGATGTTTGGCAGGAACTCCAAGATCGCACCCGTACGTTGGCTCGCAACGACGCTTATCGAGTTTCTTCGCGGCACACCGACGCTGCTGTTCATATATTTCATGTTCCTTGTTCCATCGCAGTTGGGGCTGCATATCAGCACATATTGGATGGTCGTCATTCCAACGTCTGCATATGCCTCCGCCGTGCTTGCCGAGGTGTATCGCGCAGGCGTTGCTGCCGTGCCTTTCGGTCAGAAGGAGGCTGGTCTGTCGCTTGGCTTCACCCGCGCACAGAACTTCCGATACATCGTCCTTCCTCAGACGATGCGAATCGTGACTCCCGCATTGGTGGCACAGCTTGTCGTCGTGGTGAAGGACACCACCTTCGGCTATGTCGTCACCTATCCTGAGCTCATGGTCAACGCGAAGGTGATCATCGCGAACTTCGATTCGCTCGTTCCGGTCTACCTTGTGGTCGCCATCATCTATATCCTGGTGAATTACGCCATTTCAAAGTTCGCTAACTGGCTTTCCCACCGCCAGAGCGTCAAATTCAACATCTGA
- a CDS encoding glutamate ABC transporter substrate-binding protein gives MSLMGKRVRSYRKAYVAGAAVLAAASMLLAGCGEAPTASTASGSSSSSSVNPDIDVSAYTKIIDSGATADSSTVEANTWAAAIKKAGVLKVGGTKTSTLFSLQSTSDNKIRGFDAGLSQLLAKYIIGKADTQLTVVDSSTRESVLQNGTVDSVFATYSITSERKEKVDFAGPYYVSQTGILVKKSNTDISSVKDLNGKKVGVQEGSTGADIVAKNAPKATVEQFQTDAEITQALRQGRIDAYVVDESLLLGDVVKNPNDFKIVGKPFGDKDPYGIGLPKGSDATKFVNAWLKKIEADGTWAKLWKVTIGDRTGVTDVPTAPTIE, from the coding sequence ATGTCACTTATGGGGAAGCGCGTGCGTTCCTATCGCAAGGCATACGTTGCTGGTGCCGCAGTTCTCGCGGCCGCCTCGATGTTGCTTGCCGGTTGCGGCGAGGCGCCAACTGCGTCAACGGCCAGTGGAAGCAGCTCAAGCTCTTCCGTGAATCCGGACATCGATGTCAGCGCCTATACGAAGATCATCGATTCCGGTGCGACTGCAGATTCCTCAACCGTGGAGGCCAATACCTGGGCGGCTGCCATCAAGAAGGCCGGTGTGCTGAAGGTCGGTGGCACGAAGACTTCGACGCTGTTCTCGCTGCAGTCCACAAGCGACAACAAGATTCGTGGATTCGATGCAGGTCTTTCCCAGCTGCTCGCCAAATACATCATTGGAAAGGCCGACACGCAGCTTACCGTGGTCGACTCGTCGACACGAGAGAGCGTTTTGCAGAACGGCACGGTCGACTCCGTGTTTGCAACCTATTCAATAACCAGTGAGCGCAAGGAAAAGGTTGACTTTGCCGGACCTTACTATGTCTCTCAGACTGGCATTCTGGTGAAGAAGAGCAATACCGACATCAGCAGCGTCAAGGATCTGAACGGCAAGAAGGTCGGCGTTCAGGAAGGATCGACCGGAGCTGACATCGTGGCGAAGAACGCTCCCAAGGCAACGGTCGAGCAGTTCCAGACCGATGCGGAAATCACCCAGGCCCTGCGTCAGGGGCGCATCGATGCATATGTCGTCGATGAAAGCCTCCTTTTGGGCGATGTGGTGAAGAATCCGAACGACTTCAAGATCGTCGGCAAGCCATTTGGCGATAAGGATCCTTATGGCATCGGATTGCCGAAGGGCTCTGACGCCACGAAGTTCGTGAACGCCTGGTTGAAGAAGATCGAAGCGGATGGAACGTGGGCAAAGCTCTGGAAGGTCACCATCGGTGACCGCACGGGTGTCACCGATGTTCCGACTGCGCCGACGATCGAATAG